Proteins encoded within one genomic window of Episyrphus balteatus chromosome 1, idEpiBalt1.1, whole genome shotgun sequence:
- the LOC129906791 gene encoding peroxiredoxin-6-like, with product MRLGATVPNFKVDSTKGPIQFYDWLGDSWCVFFSHPADFTPVCTTELGRMAVHQHEFAKRNTKLLAHSVDQLASHVDWVNDIKSYCLDIPGDFPYPIIADPNRDLAVSFGLLDEEQKKDPEIGKTIRALFIISPDKKLRLSMFYPMSTGRNVDEILRCIDSLQLTDKLKVIATPANWTPGTKVMILPTVSDEEANKLFPKGFDKVSMPSGVNYVRTTENY from the exons atgcgTCTAGGAGCAAcagtaccaaatttcaaggttgATTCCACAAAGGGTCCAATTCAATTCTACGATTGGTTAGGTGACTC GTGGTGTGTGTTTTTCTCGCATCCTGCTGACTTTACTCCTGTGTGCACTACCGAACTTGGTCGCATGGCTGTCCACCAACATGAGTTTGCCAAGCGTAATACCAAACTTTTAGCTCATTCAGTTGATCAGTTGGCTTCTCATGTTGATTGGGTCAATGATATCAAATCATACTGCTTGGACATTCCCGGGGACTTCCCATACCCAATCATTGCCGATCCAAACCGTGACTTGGCTGTTTCATTTGGTCTACTTGATGAAGAACAAAAGAAGGATCCAGAAATTGGAAAGACCATTCGTGCTCTGTTCATCATTAGTCCAGACAAAAAATTGCGTTTGTCGATGTTTTATCCAATGTCAACAGGTCGTAATGTTGA tGAAATATTACGATGCATTGACTCGTTGCAGTTGACTGATAAGCTTAAGGTCATTGCTACTCCTGCCAACTGGACG CCTGGAACAAAGGTAATGATTTTGCCAACAGTTTCCGATGAAGAAGCGAACAAACTTTTCCCCAAGGGTTTCGATAAAGTATCTATGCCATCTGGAGTCAACTATGTGAGAACCACAGAAAACTATtga
- the LOC129906790 gene encoding peroxiredoxin-6-like, producing the protein MRLGATVPNFKVDSTKGPIQFYDWLGDSWCVFFSHPADFTPVCTTELGRMAVHQHEFAKRNTKLLAHSVDQLASHVDWVNDIKSYCLDIPGDFPYPIIADPNRDLAVSFGLLDEEQKKDPEIGKTIRALFIISPDKKLRLSMFYPMSTGRNVDEILRCIDSLQLTDRLKVVATPANWTPGTKVMILPTVTDEEANKLFPKGFDKVSMPSGVNYVRTTENY; encoded by the exons ATGCGTCTAGGAGCAACAGTACCAAATTTTAAAGTTGATTCGACCAAGGGGCCAATCCAATTTTATGATTGGTTGGGTGACTC ATGGTGTGTATTTTTCTCGCATCCTGCTGACTTCACACCTGTGTGTACTACAGAGCTTGGTCGCATGGCTGTCCACCAACATGAGTTTGCCAAGCGTAATACCAAACTTTTAGCTCATTCAGTTGATCAGTTGGCTTCTCATGTTGATTGGGTCAATGACATAAAGTCATATTGCTTGGACATTCCCGGGGACTTCCCATACCCAATCATTGCCGATCCAAACCGTGACCTGGCTGTTTCATTTGGTCTACTTGATGAAGAACAAAAGAAGGATCCAGAAATTGGAAAGACCATTCGTGCTCTGTTCATCATTAGTCCAGACAAGAAATTGCGTTTGTCGATGTTTTACCCAATGTCAACGGGTCGCAATGTTGA tgaaATTCTTCGATGCATTGACTCATTGCAATTGACCGATAGGCTCAAGGTCGTTGCTACTCCTGCCAACTGGACC ccTGGAACAAAAGTAATGATTTTGCCAACAGTTACTGATGAAGAAGCAAACAAACTTTTCCCTAAGGGATTCGATAAGGTATCGATGCCATCTGGAGTGAACTACGTTCGAACAACTGAAAATTactaa